One Halomonas sp. THAF5a genomic region harbors:
- a CDS encoding proline racemase family protein: MTKPPTLQLLDTHAGGDVSRIVVGGVAALPGATVRDQMHYLRDDADGLRRLLLEEPYGIPEMSVDLIVTPSDPRAVAGYIIMEVMGYPIYSGSNTICTATAVLESGLVAKQEGRQQFALESPAGLVQIEALVENGVVESITCAGLPSYIDTHRASLHVPGLGEVTYSVAYSGGFYALVDAAELGFSLTREEERALADCAHRIVEAIQAERGFSHYTLGDVGPLPFLHFMGPVEQVADGYYRSRSTTYVHPGVICRSTTGTGTSARLALMHHEGRLKPGDRLETISLRETGFIGEFTGTRQEGPLTVVENAITGKSYVLAHSDIVVNCTDPLVECAGLHHILTGGRNEAD; encoded by the coding sequence ATGACCAAGCCTCCGACCCTGCAACTGCTCGACACCCACGCCGGCGGCGACGTCAGCCGCATCGTCGTCGGCGGCGTCGCGGCGCTGCCCGGCGCCACCGTCCGCGACCAGATGCACTACCTGCGCGACGACGCCGACGGCCTGCGCCGCCTGCTGCTGGAGGAGCCCTACGGCATCCCCGAGATGTCGGTGGACCTCATCGTCACCCCGAGCGACCCCCGGGCCGTGGCGGGCTACATCATCATGGAGGTGATGGGCTACCCAATCTACTCCGGCTCCAACACCATCTGCACCGCCACGGCGGTGCTGGAGAGCGGCCTGGTGGCCAAGCAGGAGGGGCGCCAGCAGTTCGCCCTCGAGTCGCCGGCGGGCCTGGTGCAGATCGAGGCGCTGGTCGAGAACGGCGTGGTGGAGTCGATCACCTGCGCGGGGCTGCCGAGCTACATCGACACCCACCGTGCCAGCCTCCACGTCCCCGGGCTCGGCGAGGTGACCTACAGCGTGGCCTACAGCGGCGGCTTCTACGCCCTGGTGGACGCCGCCGAGCTCGGCTTCTCGCTGACGCGCGAGGAGGAGCGGGCGCTGGCCGACTGCGCCCACCGCATCGTCGAGGCGATCCAGGCCGAGCGCGGCTTCTCCCACTACACCCTGGGCGACGTGGGCCCCCTGCCCTTCCTGCACTTCATGGGCCCCGTCGAGCAGGTCGCCGACGGCTACTATCGCTCCCGCTCGACCACCTACGTGCACCCCGGCGTGATCTGTCGCAGCACCACCGGCACCGGCACCTCGGCGCGCCTGGCGCTGATGCATCACGAGGGGCGCCTCAAACCGGGCGATCGCCTGGAGACCATCTCGCTGCGCGAGACCGGCTTCATCGGCGAATTCACCGGCACCCGCCAGGAGGGCCCGCTGACGGTGGTGGAGAACGCCATCACCGGCAAGAGCTATGTGCTCGCCCACTCGGACATCGTGGTGAACTGCACGGACCCGCTGGTGGAGTGCGCCGGCCTGCACCATATCCTGACGGGAGGCCGGAACGAGGCCGACTGA
- the thiS gene encoding sulfur carrier protein ThiS, translated as MTEITLSLNDQTARLPADTALADALAAWHYAERRVAVAINGEFVPRSAYAERILEDRDRIDIVAPVGGG; from the coding sequence ATGACCGAGATCACCCTGAGCCTCAACGACCAGACCGCCCGCCTGCCGGCCGACACCGCGCTGGCGGATGCCCTTGCGGCCTGGCACTACGCCGAGCGGCGCGTCGCCGTGGCCATCAACGGCGAGTTCGTGCCCCGCTCCGCCTACGCCGAGCGCATCCTCGAGGACCGCGACCGCATCGATATCGTTGCCCCGGTGGGAGGCGGCTGA
- the thiO gene encoding glycine oxidase ThiO yields the protein MTPHTDRTIAVAGAGLLGRLVAWQLLRDGHAVTLYDAGDLEAPAAAAWTAAGMVAPLCETAVSERSVFEMGQFALAQWPRWLEALDASGLWHHQGSLMVAHAQDMGELTQFRRDLAHVLEEAPPCRAIDDAEIHRLEPDLAASFRQGLYLPDEAHLDNRPLLARLLAEIRRLGGTCHAHCPVATHPGEIETGDGRRAFDLVIDCRGTGARQHHPSLRGVRGETLHVQTAEIHLSRPVRLMHPRYQLYVVPKPDQRFVIGATQIESEDRSPVSLQSSLELGSALYTLSPAFAEARILEQGVNLRPAFRDNLPHVTERDGLITANGLFRHGYLLAPAVACHLLARIRGRGETPFAETLTGHPPQESAA from the coding sequence ATGACACCTCACACCGATCGCACCATCGCCGTGGCCGGCGCCGGCCTGCTGGGCCGCCTCGTCGCCTGGCAACTGCTGCGCGACGGCCATGCCGTCACCCTCTATGACGCCGGCGACCTGGAAGCGCCCGCCGCCGCCGCCTGGACCGCGGCCGGCATGGTCGCGCCGCTCTGCGAGACGGCGGTCTCGGAGCGCAGCGTCTTCGAGATGGGGCAGTTCGCCCTGGCCCAGTGGCCGCGCTGGCTCGAGGCACTGGACGCCAGCGGCCTGTGGCACCACCAGGGCAGCCTGATGGTGGCCCACGCCCAGGACATGGGCGAGCTCACCCAGTTCCGACGCGACCTCGCCCACGTGCTGGAAGAAGCACCGCCCTGCCGGGCGATCGACGACGCCGAGATCCATCGCCTGGAGCCCGACCTGGCGGCGAGCTTTCGCCAGGGCCTCTACCTGCCGGACGAGGCACACCTGGACAACCGCCCCCTGCTCGCGCGCCTGCTGGCCGAGATACGCCGGCTGGGCGGGACCTGCCACGCCCACTGTCCCGTTGCGACCCATCCCGGCGAAATCGAGACCGGCGACGGCCGCCGCGCCTTCGACCTGGTCATCGACTGCCGCGGCACCGGCGCCCGCCAGCATCATCCCAGCCTGCGCGGCGTGCGCGGCGAGACGCTGCACGTGCAGACCGCGGAGATCCACCTCTCGCGCCCGGTGCGCCTGATGCACCCCCGCTACCAGCTCTATGTGGTGCCCAAGCCCGACCAGCGCTTCGTCATCGGCGCCACCCAGATCGAGAGCGAGGACCGCTCCCCGGTCTCGCTGCAGTCCTCGCTGGAGCTTGGCAGCGCCCTCTACACCCTGTCGCCGGCCTTCGCCGAGGCGCGCATCCTGGAGCAGGGGGTCAACCTGCGGCCCGCCTTCCGGGACAACCTGCCCCATGTCACCGAGCGCGATGGCCTGATCACCGCCAACGGCCTGTTCCGCCACGGCTACCTGCTGGCGCCGGCGGTGGCCTGCCACCTGCTGGCCCGCATCCGCGGCCGGGGCGAGACGCCCTTCGCCGAGACCCTCACCGGACATCCGCCCCAGGAGAGCGCCGCATGA
- the argF gene encoding ornithine carbamoyltransferase, whose product MATRHFLTLLDLSPDELRYLIQRAISIKNGLKTHGPTYTPFANRTLAMIFEKSSTRTRVSFETAMAQFGGHALFLSPRDTQLGRGEPIGDTARVLSEMVDAVMIRTFSHEGLEAFAQASTVPVINALTDDYHPCQLLADVMTWTELRGSVKDRTAVWIGDGNNMCHSWINAARQFEFNLRVVCPEGYEPRQDILEAAGDRVSIMRDPDAAVAEADLVTTDVWASMGQEEEQARREADFAGFQVTEALLDRAREDALFLHCLPAHRGEEISETLLDDPRAVVWQEAGNRLHAQKALLEFLLLGRVES is encoded by the coding sequence ATGGCCACTCGCCATTTCCTCACCCTGCTCGATCTCAGTCCCGATGAGCTGCGCTACCTGATCCAGCGCGCCATCTCGATCAAGAACGGCCTGAAGACCCACGGGCCCACCTATACCCCGTTCGCCAACCGCACCCTGGCGATGATCTTCGAGAAGTCCTCGACGCGCACCCGGGTCTCCTTCGAGACCGCCATGGCGCAGTTCGGCGGCCATGCGCTCTTCCTGTCGCCCCGCGACACCCAGCTCGGTCGCGGGGAGCCGATCGGTGACACCGCCCGGGTGCTGTCGGAGATGGTCGACGCGGTGATGATCCGCACCTTCTCCCACGAAGGCCTCGAGGCGTTCGCCCAGGCCAGCACCGTGCCGGTGATCAACGCCCTGACCGACGACTACCACCCCTGCCAGCTGCTGGCCGACGTGATGACCTGGACCGAGCTGCGCGGCAGCGTCAAGGATCGCACCGCGGTATGGATCGGCGACGGCAATAACATGTGCCACTCCTGGATCAACGCCGCCCGCCAGTTCGAGTTCAACCTGCGCGTGGTCTGCCCCGAGGGCTACGAGCCGCGCCAGGACATCCTCGAGGCCGCCGGCGACCGGGTCAGCATCATGCGCGACCCCGATGCCGCCGTGGCAGAGGCCGACCTGGTCACCACCGACGTCTGGGCCTCCATGGGTCAGGAAGAGGAGCAGGCCAGGCGCGAGGCGGACTTCGCCGGCTTCCAGGTCACCGAGGCGCTGCTCGATCGCGCCCGGGAGGACGCCCTCTTCCTGCACTGCCTGCCGGCCCACCGCGGCGAGGAGATCAGCGAGACCCTGCTCGACGACCCGCGTGCCGTGGTCTGGCAGGAGGCGGGCAATCGCCTGCACGCCCAGAAGGCGCTGCTCGAGTTCCTGCTGCTGGGCCGCGTGGAGAGCTGA
- the rnt gene encoding ribonuclease T, producing MSEAMARELMAQRFRSFLPVVVDLETGGFNAQGDAILEIAAVTLTMDPEGNLLPDATYAYHVTPFAGANVEQSALDFTGIRLDDPLRQQVAVSEAEALGEIFRPVRKAIKSHGCTRAVLVGHNAAFDHGFLNAAVARCGIKRNPFHPFSSFDTASLAGLVYGQTVLARACRAAGIEFDNSAAHSARYDTERTAELFCAMVNRYKDLGGWDLAQREQGLEES from the coding sequence ATGAGCGAGGCGATGGCCCGCGAACTCATGGCGCAGCGGTTCCGCAGCTTCCTGCCCGTGGTGGTGGACCTGGAGACCGGCGGCTTCAACGCGCAAGGCGATGCGATCCTGGAGATCGCCGCGGTAACCCTGACCATGGACCCGGAGGGCAACCTGCTGCCCGACGCCACCTATGCCTACCATGTCACGCCCTTCGCCGGGGCCAACGTGGAACAGTCGGCACTGGACTTCACCGGCATCCGCCTCGACGACCCGCTGCGCCAGCAGGTCGCGGTCAGCGAGGCCGAGGCGCTGGGCGAGATCTTCCGCCCGGTGCGCAAGGCCATCAAGTCCCACGGCTGCACCCGCGCCGTGCTGGTCGGCCATAACGCGGCCTTCGACCACGGCTTCCTGAACGCCGCCGTGGCCCGCTGCGGCATCAAGCGCAACCCCTTCCACCCCTTCTCGAGCTTCGATACCGCCTCGCTCGCCGGCCTGGTCTACGGCCAGACCGTGCTGGCTCGTGCCTGCCGCGCCGCCGGCATCGAGTTCGACAACAGCGCCGCCCACTCGGCCCGCTACGACACCGAGCGCACTGCCGAGCTGTTCTGCGCCATGGTCAACCGCTACAAGGACCTGGGAGGCTGGGACCTGGCCCAGCGCGAGCAGGGCCTGGAGGAGAGCTGA
- a CDS encoding argininosuccinate synthase produces MSDVKKVVLAYSGGLDTSVIVKWLQETYDCEVVTFTADIGQGEEVEPARAKAQALGVKEIYIEDLREEFARDYVYPMFRANTIYEGEYLLGTSIARPLIAKRLIEIANQTGADAISHGATGKGNDQVRFELGAYALKPGVKVIAPWREWDLNSREKLMAYCDQHDIPVDFSSKKKKSPYSMDANLLHISYEGGILEDPWAEAEEDMWRWSVSPEAAPDQPTYVELTFEHGDIVAIDGVPMKPHEVLETLNKMGGDNGIGRLDIVENRYVGMKSRGCYETPGGTIMLRAHRAIESLTLDREEAHLKDELMPKYAEVIYNGYWWSPERRMLQAAIDETQKNVSGVVRMKLYKGSAIVAGRKSDASLFDESIATFEDDAGAYDQKDAEGFIKLNALRLRIAAGKGRRQD; encoded by the coding sequence ATGTCCGATGTCAAGAAGGTCGTGCTCGCCTATTCCGGCGGCCTGGACACGTCCGTCATCGTCAAGTGGTTGCAGGAAACCTATGACTGTGAGGTCGTGACCTTCACCGCGGACATCGGCCAGGGCGAGGAAGTCGAGCCCGCGCGTGCCAAGGCCCAGGCCCTGGGCGTCAAGGAGATCTACATCGAGGATCTTCGCGAGGAGTTCGCCCGCGACTACGTCTACCCGATGTTCCGCGCCAACACCATCTACGAGGGCGAGTACCTGCTCGGTACCTCCATCGCGCGCCCGCTGATCGCCAAGCGCCTGATCGAGATCGCCAACCAGACCGGTGCCGATGCCATCTCCCACGGCGCCACCGGCAAGGGCAACGACCAGGTGCGCTTCGAGCTCGGCGCCTACGCGCTGAAGCCGGGCGTCAAGGTGATCGCCCCGTGGCGCGAGTGGGACCTCAATTCCCGCGAGAAGCTGATGGCCTACTGCGATCAGCACGATATCCCGGTGGACTTCTCCTCCAAGAAGAAGAAGTCGCCGTACTCCATGGACGCCAACCTGCTGCACATCTCCTACGAGGGCGGCATCCTCGAGGATCCCTGGGCCGAGGCCGAGGAGGACATGTGGCGCTGGAGCGTCTCGCCGGAGGCCGCCCCGGACCAGCCCACCTACGTCGAGCTGACCTTCGAGCACGGCGACATCGTGGCCATCGACGGCGTGCCGATGAAGCCCCATGAGGTGCTCGAGACGCTCAACAAGATGGGCGGCGACAACGGTATCGGTCGCCTCGATATCGTCGAGAACCGCTACGTCGGCATGAAGTCCCGCGGCTGCTACGAGACCCCGGGGGGCACCATCATGCTGCGCGCCCACCGCGCCATCGAGTCGCTGACGCTGGACCGCGAGGAGGCGCACCTCAAGGACGAGCTGATGCCCAAGTACGCTGAGGTGATCTACAACGGCTACTGGTGGAGCCCGGAGCGTCGCATGCTGCAGGCCGCCATCGACGAGACCCAGAAGAACGTCTCGGGCGTGGTGCGCATGAAGCTCTACAAGGGCAGCGCTATCGTCGCCGGCCGCAAGTCCGACGCCTCGCTCTTCGACGAGTCCATCGCGACCTTCGAGGACGACGCCGGCGCCTACGACCAGAAGGATGCCGAGGGCTTCATCAAGCTCAATGCCCTGCGCCTGCGCATCGCCGCCGGCAAGGGCCGTCGCCAGGATTGA
- a CDS encoding DUF4236 domain-containing protein — MEFRFQRRIRLAPGVRLPTTRLRPGLSLGPPGISLRVERGEAGEPLPVDLEITASGEIRYRHPDGTRLSAAESREVRRLGESTLREALVAHCEALNAQLDRLGRLHVETPAPHATGYQPRSYPESPPLPEAEPSPAWWQRLWMPARGRLERERAERQARHAEAYRAWEWRKAEFDAREFRRQRREEAASRDDPEAMQQTLVERLHELDWPRETLLDFELVDDCRTLAVDIDLPGAEEMPDRRWRMPAKRIKLTPQRLTVTQQRRLYQDYLYGAAVRVLGAAFARLPRLEQAIVSGYRRLDDPEAPEGGERRYLYSVKATRAQWEALAFDELAGRDPGEVLAGFTLRREPTRGGELSAITPFAPDWRWR; from the coding sequence GTGGAGTTTCGCTTTCAGCGTCGCATTCGTCTCGCACCCGGGGTGCGCCTGCCCACCACACGCCTGCGTCCCGGGCTCTCGCTGGGACCGCCCGGCATCAGCCTGCGGGTCGAGCGGGGGGAGGCGGGCGAGCCGCTGCCCGTGGACCTGGAGATCACCGCCAGCGGGGAGATTCGCTATCGCCATCCCGACGGCACGCGCCTGAGCGCGGCCGAGTCACGGGAGGTGCGCCGCCTGGGCGAGTCGACGCTGCGCGAGGCCCTCGTTGCACACTGCGAGGCGCTCAACGCCCAGCTCGACCGGCTCGGCCGCCTGCATGTCGAGACTCCGGCCCCGCACGCCACCGGCTATCAGCCGCGCAGCTACCCGGAGTCGCCCCCGCTGCCGGAAGCCGAGCCGTCCCCGGCCTGGTGGCAGCGCCTCTGGATGCCGGCCCGTGGGCGCCTCGAGCGTGAGCGCGCCGAGCGTCAGGCTCGGCATGCGGAGGCCTATCGGGCCTGGGAGTGGCGCAAGGCCGAGTTCGACGCCCGGGAGTTCCGGCGCCAGCGGCGCGAGGAGGCGGCGAGTCGGGACGATCCCGAGGCCATGCAGCAGACTCTGGTCGAGCGGCTCCATGAGCTCGACTGGCCGCGCGAGACGCTGCTCGACTTCGAGCTGGTCGACGACTGCCGCACCCTGGCCGTGGACATCGACCTGCCGGGCGCGGAGGAGATGCCCGACCGTCGCTGGCGGATGCCGGCCAAGCGCATCAAGCTCACCCCTCAGCGGCTCACGGTCACGCAACAGCGCCGGCTCTACCAGGACTATCTATACGGCGCCGCCGTCCGGGTGCTCGGGGCGGCCTTCGCGCGTCTGCCGCGCCTCGAACAGGCGATCGTTTCCGGGTATCGCCGCCTCGACGACCCGGAGGCCCCCGAGGGCGGCGAGCGGCGCTACCTGTACAGTGTCAAGGCGACGCGCGCGCAGTGGGAGGCGCTCGCCTTCGACGAGCTGGCCGGTCGCGATCCCGGCGAGGTCCTGGCGGGCTTCACCCTGCGCCGGGAGCCGACGCGCGGCGGCGAGCTCTCCGCCATCACTCCCTTCGCGCCCGACTGGCGCTGGCGCTGA
- the grxD gene encoding Grx4 family monothiol glutaredoxin, translating to MSTTVENIQRQISENPILIYMKGTPQLPQCGFSAQTVQALMACGERFAFVNVLDNPDIRAELPKVANWPTFPQLWVEGELVGGCDIVAEMHQSGELETLIKAAAARAQEGEGDAQA from the coding sequence ATGAGCACTACCGTCGAGAACATCCAGCGCCAGATCAGCGAAAACCCCATCCTGATCTACATGAAGGGCACGCCGCAGCTGCCCCAGTGCGGCTTCTCCGCCCAGACCGTCCAGGCGCTGATGGCCTGCGGCGAGCGTTTCGCCTTCGTCAACGTGCTGGACAACCCGGACATCCGTGCCGAGCTGCCCAAGGTGGCCAACTGGCCGACCTTCCCGCAGCTGTGGGTCGAGGGCGAGCTGGTCGGCGGCTGCGATATCGTCGCCGAGATGCACCAGTCCGGTGAGCTGGAGACGCTGATCAAGGCCGCCGCCGCGCGCGCCCAGGAAGGCGAGGGCGACGCCCAGGCCTGA
- a CDS encoding zinc-binding dehydrogenase yields the protein MAAMLLTGHGDVDMLVYHDDVPTPQPGPDEVLVKVTATAKNNTDRKAREGLYPTREKGEVTSFAMGGSPTLTFPRIQGADVAGRVVAVGEGVPDSRLGERGLLDFNLYPDARRDLNLMPDYYGHGADGGFAEYVAVPSDQFHPIPNSELADAELASLGMCSYQTAYHMMTSARVAAGERVLVTGASGGVGTALIQLCRIVGAIPYAVSRPDKADALRALGAEAVIDRGDLPSFVDRVLEATDGAPIDAVMDLVGGEMTDRFIDTMIVDMARRSTYPRLSIAGASGGNVSELMWTRIYLYQVQIFGVSHGTREEAEQLMAWIRDGRLKPVLHAAFRLSELHAAERYFVNRGSGYLGKIVIVPDAEWAEHGAPYALEESA from the coding sequence ATGGCGGCCATGCTGCTGACCGGACATGGCGATGTTGACATGCTGGTCTATCACGACGATGTGCCGACCCCACAGCCCGGCCCCGACGAGGTGCTGGTCAAGGTCACGGCGACCGCCAAGAACAACACCGACCGCAAGGCGAGGGAGGGCCTCTACCCCACCAGGGAGAAGGGCGAGGTGACCTCCTTCGCCATGGGCGGCTCGCCCACCCTCACCTTCCCGCGCATCCAGGGGGCCGACGTGGCCGGCCGGGTGGTCGCCGTGGGCGAGGGCGTGCCGGATTCGCGCCTCGGCGAGCGCGGCCTGCTCGACTTCAACCTCTACCCCGACGCCCGGCGCGACCTCAACCTCATGCCGGACTACTACGGCCACGGCGCCGACGGCGGCTTCGCCGAATACGTCGCCGTGCCATCGGACCAGTTCCACCCTATCCCCAACAGTGAGCTCGCCGATGCCGAGCTGGCGTCTCTGGGCATGTGCTCCTACCAGACCGCCTACCACATGATGACCTCGGCCCGGGTCGCCGCCGGGGAGCGGGTGCTGGTCACCGGCGCCAGCGGCGGCGTCGGCACCGCGCTGATCCAGCTGTGCCGAATCGTCGGCGCCATCCCCTACGCGGTGAGCCGGCCCGACAAGGCCGACGCCCTGCGCGCCCTCGGTGCCGAGGCGGTGATCGACCGCGGCGACCTGCCGAGCTTCGTCGATCGCGTGCTCGAGGCCACCGACGGCGCCCCCATCGACGCGGTGATGGACCTCGTCGGCGGCGAGATGACCGACCGCTTCATCGACACCATGATCGTCGACATGGCCCGGCGCTCGACCTACCCGCGCCTCTCCATCGCCGGGGCCAGCGGCGGCAACGTGAGCGAGCTGATGTGGACGCGCATCTACCTCTATCAGGTGCAGATCTTCGGCGTCTCCCACGGCACCCGCGAGGAGGCCGAACAGCTGATGGCCTGGATCCGCGACGGCCGGCTCAAGCCGGTGCTGCACGCCGCCTTCCGGCTCTCGGAGCTGCACGCCGCCGAGCGCTACTTCGTCAACCGCGGCAGCGGCTACCTGGGCAAGATCGTGATCGTCCCGGATGCCGAATGGGCCGAACACGGCGCGCCCTACGCGCTCGAGGAGTCCGCATGA
- a CDS encoding thiazole synthase — MTMMNERHDDALTLYGETFSSRFLLGTALYSSPAVMEASIKASGCDMVTLGLRRQNPADGDGDAFWQILRDSGCRLLPNTAGCRSAREAITLAQMSREMFDTPWIKVEVIGDDYNLQPDPFGLLEACRTLIDDGFKVLPYCTDDLVLCQRLREAGCQALMPWGAPIGTGRGLMNRYALQTLRERLDVPLIIDAGLGAPSQAAEAMETGFDGVLLNTAVAKAHRPPLMAEAFAEAIIAGRKAYRAGLMQQRQTASPSTPTLGQPFWHSGG, encoded by the coding sequence ATGACCATGATGAACGAACGACACGACGACGCCCTGACCCTCTACGGCGAGACCTTCTCCAGCCGCTTCCTGCTGGGCACGGCCCTCTACTCGTCACCCGCGGTGATGGAGGCCTCCATCAAGGCCTCCGGCTGCGACATGGTGACCCTGGGACTGCGCCGCCAGAACCCCGCCGACGGTGACGGCGACGCCTTCTGGCAGATCCTGCGCGACAGCGGCTGCCGGCTGCTGCCCAACACCGCGGGCTGCCGCTCGGCCCGGGAGGCCATCACCCTCGCCCAGATGTCCCGGGAGATGTTCGACACGCCCTGGATCAAGGTCGAGGTGATCGGCGACGACTACAACCTCCAGCCCGACCCCTTCGGCCTGCTGGAGGCCTGCCGGACGCTGATCGACGACGGCTTCAAGGTACTGCCCTACTGCACCGATGACCTGGTGCTCTGCCAGCGCCTGCGGGAGGCGGGCTGCCAGGCGCTGATGCCCTGGGGCGCGCCCATCGGCACCGGCCGGGGCCTGATGAACCGCTACGCCCTGCAGACCCTGCGCGAGCGCCTCGACGTGCCACTGATCATCGATGCCGGCCTCGGCGCCCCCTCCCAGGCCGCGGAGGCCATGGAGACGGGCTTCGACGGCGTGCTGCTCAACACCGCCGTGGCCAAGGCTCACCGGCCGCCGCTGATGGCCGAGGCCTTCGCCGAGGCGATCATCGCCGGGCGCAAGGCGTATCGCGCCGGGCTGATGCAGCAGCGCCAGACCGCCAGCCCCAGCACGCCGACCCTCGGCCAGCCGTTCTGGCACAGCGGCGGCTGA
- the uvrY gene encoding UvrY/SirA/GacA family response regulator transcription factor gives MIRVLVADDHHLVRTSIAHLLNAERGIRVVGEAANGEEAITQARTLEPDVVLMDIRMPGIGGLEATRKIQRFASDIRILVLTAFIEEAFAQRLLEAGAHGFISKGCQQDEMVEAIHCVFEGRRYVSPEIAQRLVLSRLDAPDNPFDQLSQRELQVAMMVVNCQRVTDIAERMFLSPKTINTYRYRIFEKLGVASDVELTHLGLRHGLVDGFSDAD, from the coding sequence GTGATCAGGGTTCTCGTCGCCGATGACCACCACCTGGTACGGACCAGCATCGCCCACCTCTTGAACGCCGAACGCGGAATCCGCGTGGTCGGCGAAGCGGCCAACGGTGAAGAGGCGATCACCCAGGCCCGTACGCTCGAGCCGGACGTCGTGCTGATGGACATCCGCATGCCGGGCATCGGCGGCCTGGAGGCGACCCGCAAGATCCAGCGCTTCGCCAGCGACATCCGGATCCTGGTGCTGACCGCCTTCATCGAGGAGGCCTTCGCCCAGCGACTGCTGGAGGCCGGCGCCCACGGCTTCATCAGCAAGGGCTGCCAGCAGGACGAGATGGTCGAGGCCATCCACTGCGTGTTCGAGGGCAGGCGCTATGTCAGCCCGGAGATCGCCCAGCGGCTGGTGCTGTCGCGCCTCGACGCGCCCGACAACCCCTTCGACCAGCTCTCCCAGCGCGAGCTGCAGGTGGCCATGATGGTGGTGAACTGCCAGCGCGTCACCGATATCGCCGAGCGCATGTTCCTGAGCCCCAAGACCATCAACACCTATCGCTACCGGATCTTCGAGAAGCTCGGCGTCGCCTCCGACGTCGAGCTGACCCACCTCGGACTACGCCACGGCCTGGTCGACGGCTTCAGTGACGCCGACTGA